A DNA window from Thermus tengchongensis contains the following coding sequences:
- the trpD gene encoding anthranilate phosphoribosyltransferase: protein MDAVKKALLGEVLTEEEAFGLMGAMMRGELSPVRVAGVLTAMALRGETPAEIAAMARAMREAARTLPVRRRPLLDIVGTGGDHQGLLNLSTLGALVAAAGGVAVAKHGNRAASSRAGSADLLEALGVDLEAPPERVGEAIEELGFGFLFARLFHPAMRHVAPVRAELGIRTVFNLLGPLTNPAGADRYVLGVFSPRWLAPMAEALERLGAKGLVVHGEGADELVLGENQVVEVGRGAYALTPEAVGLTRFPVAALRGGSPQENAELAKRVLKGEEKGPHAQGVALAAGAGFYAAGKVPSLAEGVRLAQEVLASGEAYLLLERYVAFLRG from the coding sequence ATGGACGCGGTGAAAAAGGCGCTTTTGGGGGAGGTGCTCACGGAGGAGGAAGCCTTTGGCCTCATGGGGGCCATGATGCGGGGGGAACTGAGCCCGGTGCGGGTGGCGGGGGTGCTCACCGCCATGGCCCTCAGGGGGGAAACCCCTGCCGAGATCGCCGCCATGGCCAGGGCCATGCGGGAGGCCGCCAGGACCCTGCCGGTAAGGCGGCGACCCCTCTTGGACATCGTGGGCACGGGCGGGGACCACCAGGGGCTTTTGAACCTCTCCACCTTGGGGGCCCTGGTGGCGGCGGCGGGGGGGGTGGCGGTGGCCAAGCACGGGAACCGGGCGGCAAGCTCAAGAGCGGGCTCGGCGGATCTCCTCGAGGCCCTGGGGGTGGACCTGGAGGCCCCTCCAGAGCGGGTAGGGGAGGCCATTGAGGAGCTGGGCTTTGGCTTTCTCTTCGCCCGCCTCTTCCACCCGGCCATGCGCCACGTGGCCCCCGTGCGGGCGGAGCTTGGCATCCGCACCGTCTTCAACCTCCTGGGCCCCCTCACCAACCCCGCGGGGGCCGACCGGTATGTCCTTGGGGTCTTTAGCCCAAGGTGGCTTGCCCCCATGGCCGAGGCCCTGGAGCGCTTGGGGGCTAAGGGCTTGGTGGTCCACGGGGAGGGGGCGGACGAGCTCGTCTTGGGGGAGAACCAGGTGGTGGAGGTGGGGCGGGGGGCCTATGCCCTCACCCCGGAGGCGGTGGGCCTGACCCGCTTCCCCGTGGCGGCCCTCCGGGGAGGCTCCCCCCAGGAGAACGCTGAGCTGGCCAAGCGGGTCCTGAAGGGGGAGGAAAAGGGCCCCCACGCTCAGGGGGTGGCCCTGGCGGCGGGGGCCGGTTTCTATGCGGCGGGGAAAGTTCCTTCCCTGGCCGAGGGGGTGCGCCTGGCCCAGGAGGTCCTGGCCTCGGGGGAGGCCTACTTGCTCCTGGAGCGCTACGTGGCCTTCTTAAGGGGATAA
- a CDS encoding anthranilate synthase component II, whose translation MRVLVIDNYDSFTYNLVQYLGELGASPVVWRNDQFRLEEVEALDPDRILISPGPCTPLEAGLSLPLIAQYAPRYPILGVCLGHQAIGMAFGGKVVPAPIVMHGKVSEIHHDGTGLFRGLPNPFPATRYHSLVVEEVPEDLRVNAWVEEAGGRTVMGFRHRQYPTHGVQFHPESYLTEAGKLILKNFLEDPWTR comes from the coding sequence GTGAGGGTTCTCGTGATCGACAACTACGACAGCTTCACCTACAACCTGGTGCAGTATTTGGGGGAGCTGGGGGCAAGCCCTGTGGTGTGGCGCAACGACCAGTTCCGGCTGGAGGAGGTGGAGGCTTTGGACCCGGACCGCATCCTGATAAGCCCTGGGCCCTGCACCCCCCTCGAGGCGGGCCTTTCCCTGCCCCTCATCGCCCAGTATGCCCCCCGCTACCCCATCCTGGGGGTCTGCCTGGGGCACCAGGCCATCGGCATGGCCTTTGGGGGTAAGGTGGTGCCCGCCCCCATCGTCATGCACGGCAAGGTGAGCGAGATCCACCACGACGGCACCGGCCTTTTCCGGGGCCTGCCTAACCCCTTCCCCGCCACCCGCTACCACTCCCTGGTGGTGGAGGAGGTGCCGGAAGACCTCCGGGTGAACGCCTGGGTGGAGGAGGCGGGGGGGCGTACGGTGATGGGCTTCCGCCACCGCCAATACCCCACCCACGGGGTGCAGTTCCACCCGGAAAGCTACCTCACGGAAGCCGGTAAACTCATCCTCAAGAACTTCTTGGAGGACCCATGGACGCGGTGA
- the trpE gene encoding anthranilate synthase component I gives METIRPFRKTLLADLETPVTAYLKLAEKAPVSFLLESVERGRQSRFSIVGVGARRTFRLKDGIFAVNGARVETRDPLRTLYEVVHAPLERPPDLPPFFGGVVGYAAYDLIRHYERLPALKPDDLGLPDLLFVEPEVVLVFDHLKSLLHLVAPGTDPEEAEARLLWAEKKLKGPLPGVPGERPGGRARFAPDMSREEYLKAVERALAYIRAGDIFQVVLSLRLSSPLTVHPFALYRALRSVNPSPYMGYLDLGEVVLVSASPESLLRSDGKKVVTRPIAGTRPRGKDEEEDKRLAEELLKDEKERAEHVMLLDLSRNDIGRVSAFGTVRVLEPLHVEYYSHVMHLVSTVEGVLAEGKTPLDALASVLPMGTVSGAPKIRAMEIIEELEPHRRGPYGGSFGYLAYDGAMDVALTLRTFVIAKGWMHVQAGAGIVADSVPEREYEECWNKAKALLKAVEMAEEGL, from the coding sequence ATGGAAACCATAAGGCCTTTTCGCAAAACCCTCTTGGCCGACCTGGAAACCCCGGTGACCGCCTACCTGAAGCTTGCGGAGAAGGCCCCCGTGAGCTTCCTCCTGGAGTCGGTGGAGCGGGGAAGGCAAAGCCGCTTCTCCATCGTGGGGGTGGGGGCCAGGCGCACCTTCCGGCTCAAGGACGGGATTTTCGCCGTAAACGGGGCAAGGGTGGAAACCCGGGACCCCTTGCGCACCCTCTACGAGGTGGTCCACGCTCCCCTGGAGCGCCCCCCCGACCTCCCCCCCTTCTTCGGGGGGGTGGTGGGCTACGCCGCCTACGACCTCATCCGCCACTACGAGCGCTTGCCCGCCCTCAAGCCCGACGACCTGGGCCTCCCCGACCTCCTCTTCGTGGAGCCTGAGGTGGTGCTGGTCTTTGACCACCTGAAAAGCCTCCTCCACCTGGTGGCCCCGGGGACGGACCCCGAGGAGGCCGAGGCCCGCCTTCTTTGGGCCGAGAAAAAGCTTAAGGGTCCCTTGCCGGGGGTGCCGGGGGAAAGGCCGGGGGGAAGGGCCCGTTTTGCGCCCGACATGAGCCGGGAGGAGTACCTAAAGGCAGTGGAAAGGGCCCTGGCCTACATCCGCGCCGGGGACATCTTCCAGGTGGTGCTCTCCTTGAGGCTTTCCTCCCCCCTCACCGTCCACCCCTTTGCCCTCTACCGCGCCTTAAGGAGCGTGAACCCTAGCCCCTACATGGGCTATTTGGACCTGGGGGAGGTGGTCTTGGTTTCCGCCAGCCCGGAAAGCCTCCTGCGCTCAGACGGGAAGAAAGTGGTGACTCGGCCCATCGCCGGCACAAGGCCCCGGGGAAAGGACGAGGAGGAGGATAAGCGGCTTGCCGAGGAGCTTCTAAAGGACGAAAAGGAGCGGGCCGAGCACGTGATGCTTCTGGACCTCTCCCGCAACGACATCGGCCGGGTTTCGGCCTTCGGGACGGTGCGGGTCCTCGAGCCCTTGCACGTGGAGTACTACTCCCACGTGATGCACCTGGTGTCCACGGTGGAAGGGGTTTTGGCGGAGGGGAAGACCCCCCTGGACGCCCTGGCCAGCGTGCTTCCCATGGGCACGGTCTCGGGGGCCCCCAAGATCCGGGCCATGGAGATCATCGAGGAACTGGAGCCCCACCGCCGGGGGCCCTACGGGGGAAGCTTTGGGTATCTGGCCTACGACGGGGCCATGGACGTGGCCCTCACCCTGCGCACCTTTGTGATCGCCAAGGGCTGGATGCACGTGCAGGCGGGGGCGGGCATCGTGGCGGACTCGGTGCCGGAAAGGGAGTACGAGGAGTGCTGGAACAAGGCGAAGGCCCTTCTGAAGGCGGTGGAGATGGCGGAGGAAGGACTATGA